In a single window of the Diospyros lotus cultivar Yz01 chromosome 10, ASM1463336v1, whole genome shotgun sequence genome:
- the LOC127811251 gene encoding S-protein homolog 5-like — MNRRQHDFESPYSTFRHFFLPSVALMMVCLVGSTSCNEQQGQEEKGFWLKVAVHVINDLPDPLRVQCKSKDTDIGLHILQTGQNLTWRFVPHIFIQNTLFFCHCYWGNKEAVFNVYDKFINVYCTTFQSDDENCYWSVQPDGIYFSGTNKIGSYAKWYLWN, encoded by the coding sequence ATGAACCGAAGGCAGCATGATTTTGAGAGTCCCTACAGCACATTCCGCCACTTCTTTCTTCCCTCGGTGGCGTTGATGATGGTTTGTCTCGTCGGTTCAACATCGTGCAATGAGCAACAAGGTCAGGAAGAGAAGGGCTTTTGGTTAAAAGTTGCGGTGCATGTCATTAACGACCTCCCAGACCCATTGCGAGTTCAATGTAAATCTAAAGACACTGATATTGGGTTGCACATACTCCAAACTGGGCAAAATCTTACTTGGAGATTCGTTCCCCACATCTTTATTCAAAATACTCTCTTCTTCTGCCACTGTTATTGGGGCAACAAGGAAGCAGTCTTCAATGTTTACGATAAGTTCATAAACGTATACTGTACAACCTTTCAGTCAGACGATGAAAACTGCTATTGGTCTGTACAACCAGACGGTATTTACTTTAGTGGTACCAACAAGATTGGTAGTTATGCCAAGTGGTATTTATGGAATTAG
- the LOC127811252 gene encoding uncharacterized protein LOC127811252: MGGKIDTSVHHGKSPPVFRLHGQNYHMIGSLLPTEGSIPKFAQLYIYDTANEVANRMNVVGRTSETTKFHGDIVKDLQDMLDEHNVLVKSFRMVRESMRKPDYSEVKLRLIGKRFADGRRYNLPSAEEVAGLVPGDFETALGERDIVVETRSGLLKRINELNPSYLGLQYPLLFVYGQDGYREDVQLKNSRSGSSGARKKLSMREFFSYRLQERDCESPHILFSRKLFQQFLVDAYTMVETSRLNYVRTHQKQLRCDIYNGLADALLRGETNLSTQRKRVVLPSTFTGGARYMIQNYQDAMAICRWVGYPDLFITFTCNPKWPEVIRFLENRSLKSEDRPDILCRIFKVKLDHLMKDLRQNKVFGTVRAVVYTIEFQKRGLPHAHILLFLSQDAKYPTGDDIDRIISAEIPDESIDPKYYAAVRDLMIHGPCGSLRRSSPCMVNGQCSKHFPKKFAEFTNVDDDGYPIYRRRDNGITVNKSGIDLDNRFVVPHNRYLLLKYGAHINVEWCNQSRSIKYLFKYVNKGHDRVTASFYQTAAGENNNKQVDEISMYYDCRYISSCEAAWRMFGYDIHYRNPPVERLSFHLPNQQNIFFSDSDHIDDVLSRPSVKESMFTAWMDANRKYKAARELTYAEFPTKFVWKHEQREWLPRQRGFSIGRIFYVPPGCGEMYYLRTLLNIVRGPKSYEEIRCVNGVQYDSFRDACYALGLLDDDKEYIDGIVEASHWGSAQSLRNLFATLLASDSLSRPEYVWEQCWLLLSDDILHRQRCVLAHEDLELSEEELKNYVLLEIEKILRSRGKSLREFKSMPFPYEIDISFSENRLIHDEMRYDRRSLAEDHKLFVSRLTDEQRSVYDMIMSDVQSDQGGVFFLYGCGGTGKTFIWKTLSAGLRSKGEVVLNVASSGIASLLLPGGRTAHSRFAIPLNPTEDSTCNIKQGSPLAELILKTKLIIWDEAPMMHRYCFEALDKSLRDIMRFKNPLSLDQPFGGKTVVFGGDFRQILPVIPKGSRQDIVHATINSSYLWRHCKVLKLTKNMRLQNLIDNDHNVYLKEFSEWISSIGDGILGGRNDGHATVEIPDDILIHGSSNMIESIVETTYPSFSNNVGNTSYLQGRAILAPTLDVVESVNDYMISISDCEGTTYFSSDTICRSDTNIDLLEDLHSTEFLNSIKCSGVPNHELRLKVGIPVMLLRNIDHTAGLCNGTRLIVTRLGSHVLEATILSGTNAGHKVLIPRISLTPSDTRLPFKFQRRQFPLIVSYAMTINKSQGQSLTHVGLFLKKPLFSHGTVRCNIKSYKSQWVKGANM, encoded by the exons ATGGGCGGAAAGATTGACACAAGTGTCCATCATGGTAAATCCCCTCCTGTCTTCAGATTGCATGGGCAAAACTATCACATGATCGGTAGTTTGTTGCCAACAGAAGGATCTATACCAAAGTTTGCTCAGTTATACATATACGACACTGCGAACGAAGTTGCAAACCGTATGAACGTTGTTGG ACGGACTTCAGAGACAACTAAATTCCATGGGGATATTGTCAAAGATCTTCAGGATATGCTTGATGAACACAATGTCCTTGTGAAGTCTTTCAGGATGGTGAGGGAAAGTATGCGAAAGCCTGATTACTCTGAAGTAAAGCTTAGATTAATTGGAAAGCGATTTGCAGATGGAAGGAGGTATAACCTTCCATCAGCTGAAGAGGTTGCGGGTTTGGTACCCGGCGATTTCGAGACTGCACTTGGTGAGAGAGATATAGTTGTTGAAACTCGAAGTGGACTTCTCAAGcgaattaatgaattaaatccTTCATATCTTGGGCTTCAGTACCCATTGCTTTTCGTGTACGGCCAAGATGGCTATAGAGAAGACGTTCAGTTAAAGAATTCGAGATCAGGATCATCTGGTGCACGAAAAAAGTTAAGCATGCGAGAATTCTTTTCATATAGACTACAGGAAAGGGATTGTGAATCGCCTCACATACTATTCTCCAGAAAATTGTTCCAGCAATTTTTAGTCGATGCGTACACTATGGTCGAGACGTCTCGATTGAATTATGTACGCACTCATCAGAAGCAATTGAGATGTGACATTTACAATGGTTTGGCCGATGCCTTATTACGAGGCGAGACTAATCTATCCACACAAAGAAAAAGAGTTGTTCTACCATCTACTTTTACCGGTGGAGCCCGGTACATGATACAGAACTATCAAGATGCAATGGCTATCTGTCGTTGGGTTGGATATCCTGACCTTTTCATTACATTTACGTGTAACCCGAAATGGCCAGAGGTTATCCGCTTCCTAGAAAATAGAAGCCTGAAATCAGAGGACCGGCCTGACATATTGTGCAGAATATTCAAGGTCAAGTTGGATCATTTGATGAAAGATCTTAGGCAAAATAAAGTATTCGGGACTGTCAGAGCAG ttgtCTACACGATTGAGTTTCAGAAGCGTGGCTTGCCCCATGCCCATATATTGCTTTTTTTATCTCAAGATGCTAAGTACCCAACTGGAGATGACATAGACCGCATCATATCTGCGGAAATCCCTGATGAATCGATTGATCCCAAATATTATGCTGCAGTGAGAGATCTAATGATTCATGGTCCATGCGGCAGTTTGAGAAGGAGCTCCCCATGCATGGTTAATGGACAATGCTCTAagcattttccaaaaaaatttgCAGAGTTTACAAATGTTGACGATGATGGGTACCCAATTTACCGACGACGAGATAATGGTATAACTGTCAACAAGAGTGGCATTGATCTTGACAATAGATTTGTCGTTCCTCATAATCGTTACCTGTTATTGAAGTATGGTGCTCACATAAATGTGGAATGGTGCAATCAGTCCAGATCAATTAAATATCTTTTCAAGTATGTGAACAAGGGCCATGATCGTGTCACAGCCAGTTTTTATCAGACCGCTGCAGGTGAAAACAATAATAAGCAGGTTGATGAGATAAGCATGTACTATGATTGCAGATATATATCATCTTGTGAGGCAGCTTGGAGGATGTTTGGTTATGACATTCACTACAGGAATCCCCCGGTTGAGCGCTTATCATTTCATCTACCAAACCAGCAAAATATATTCTTCTCCGACTCTGATCATATTGATGATGTTCTTAGTCGTCCTTCGGTTAAGGAAAGTATGTTCACTGCTTGGATGGATGCTAATAGAAAGTATAAAGCTGCAAGGGAACTTACATATGCGGAATTTCCAACTAAATTCGTTTGGAAACATGAACAGAGAGAATGGCTTCCAAGACAACGTGGCTTTTCAATAGGGCGTATATTTTACGTTCCTCCAGGGTGTGGAGAGATGTATTATTTGAGAACCCTTCTCAATATAGTACGGGGTCCAAAGAGTTATGAAGAGATTAGGTGTGTTAATGGTGTGCAGTACGATTCATTCAGGGATGCTTGCTATGCGCTGGGTTTGTTGGATGACGATAAAGAGTACATCGACGGTATTGTCGAAGCAAGTCATTGGGGTTCGGCGCAATCGTTGAGAAATCTATTCGCAACATTGTTGGCATCTGATTCTTTGTCGAGACCTGAATATGTTTGGGAACAATGTTGGTTATTACTGTCTGACGATATCCTTCATAGACAGCGGTGTGTTTTAGCTCATGAAG ATTTGGAACTAAGTGAAGAGGAActgaaaaattatgttctttTGGAGATTGAAAAGATATTGCGTAGTAGAGGGAAGAGTCTTCGTGAATTTAAATCAATGCCATTTCCGTACGAGATCGACATTTCATTTTCAGAAAATAGGCTTATCCACGATGAGATGCGATATGATAGAAGGTCTCTTGCCGAAGATCACAAGTTGTTTGTTTCCAGACTGACAGATGAGCAGAGAAGTGTTTATGATATGATAATGAGTGATGTTCAGTCTGATCAAGGTGGTGTATTCTTTTTGTATGGATGCGGTGGCACGGGGAAAACATTTATATGGAAAACCCTTTCTGCAGGTTTGCGATCAAAAGGGGAAGTTGTCTTAAATGTGGCATCAAGTGGAATTGCATCTTTGCTCTTGCCCGGTGGTAGAACAGCCCATTCAAGATTTGCGATCCCTCTCAATCCGACTGAAGACTCCACATGCAACATTAAACAGGGGAGTCCATTAGCTGAATTGATATTAAAGACAAAGCTTATTATTTGGGATGAAGCCCCTATGATGCACAGATACTGTTTTGAGGCACTTGACAAAAGTTTGCGAGATATTATGAGATTCAAAAATCCATTAAGTTTAGACCAACCATTCGGAGGGAAAACTGTGGTGTTTGGTGGGGATTTCAGGCAAATTTTACCAGTCATACCGAAAGGTAGTAGGCAAGATATTGTGCATGCAACAATTAATTCGTCTTATTTGTGGCGACATTGCAAGGTGTTGAAATTGACAAAGAATATGAGACTCCAAAATCTCATTGATAACGATCACAATGTTTACTTGAAAGAATTTTCTGAATGGATATCAAGCATTGGTGATGGGATTTTAGGTGGCCGAAATGATGGACATGCAACTGTGGAAATAccagatgatattttgatacatgGGTCCAGTAATATGATTGAATCAATTGTTGAGACCACTTACCCGTCATTTTCAAACAACGTTGGTAATACATCCTACTTGCAAGGTAGGGCCATTCTTGCACCAACATTGGATGTCGTTGAATCTGTCAACGATTACATGATTTCTATTAGTGATTGTGAAGGAACGACATACTTCAGTTCAGATACGATTTGCAGGTCAGATACAAATATTGATTTGTTGGAAGATCTTCATTCCACAGAATTTTTAAACAGTATCAAATGTTCTGGTGTCCCTAACCACGAGTTGAGATTAAAGGTTGGTATTCCGGTTATGTTGTTGAGGAACATTGATCATACCGCTGGACTTTGCAATGGGACTAGGCTAATTGTTACAAGACTTGGAAGTCACGTGTTGGAGGCTACAATATTGTCAGGTACTAATGCAGGGCATAAAGTGTTAATTCCAAGAATATCGTTGACTCCATCCGATACAAGGTTGCCCTTCAAATTTCAACGAAGACAATTTCCCCTTATTGTTTCGTATGCCATGACTATCAATAAAAGTCAAGGCCAATCTTTGACCCATGTAGGTCTTTTTTTGAAGAAACCTTTGTTCAGTCACGGGACTGTACGTTGCAATATCAAGAGTTACAAGTCGCAGTGGGTTAAAGGTGCTAATATGTGA